TGGTGTCTGATGAGAAGTATTTTCGACGTGTGAAATGGCAATACATGGTATTAGATGAAGCACAGGCAATCAAGAGTTCAAGCAGGTTTTTACATTTAActttgaatttgtttatttccttaaatttatGAGCTTTAGTccttattaattatttttaatttagcaaTTATTTCTTTGGTGAGTAAGTTCTGTTTATAAAATGTCTTGTTGCCAGCTGGCATCCTCACCCCATTGAATGCCacataattatttgttttctgTTTAGATGGTTATTTGGAAGTTGGACAAACCTTCATGTACTGATATTTATGTTAATTGTTCATTCTTTTTAAAGCAGTATAAATGTAATTCTGAATAGAATCAGAAGTATTGTCTGTGTTAATAGTTGTATAGATTTTAGTTCTACTTGAACactaaattatacatgtatataacaGATTGTAATTTTAAACAGCTTTAATTCATTCTCTTTTCATTTATGGTGTATCCTTGTATCTGGTGCTACCATAGATTTCCTCTACTGGTTTAAGAATCTTATACGATCATTTACTGCAATACATTACTGCATCTCAGTTGCATCAGtggttttccattttttattctAGAAAATGGTTGCCCTTGCCTTCCCTAAGTTGCAACTCTGATTTCCATTTTTACTTTATACTATATTAATCTTTATATACTCAGTTTTATCTGATATTCTGATTGGATTGTTTCTTTGCAGTATAAGGTGGAAAACACTTCTTAGTTTCAACTGTCGTAACCGCTTGCTTCTGACTGGTACACCTATCCAGAACAACATGGCAGAACTATGGGCCCTTCTGCATTTTATCATGCCAACCTTATTTGATAGCCATGAACAGTTCAATGAATGGTTTTCTAAGGGGTATGTGTTCCTTAAGTTAGCCTACTCCAGTCTTCACCATCTAACCAAAAATAGATCTTATTTATTGCATCTCTTTCTATATCATCAGAATTGAGAATCATGCTGAACATGGAGGTACTTTGAATGAGCATCAGCTTAACAGATTGGTGAGTATTTTGTTTTGCTGGATTTGCTACCAGGATGAAGTTGGACTTGAAAAGgctacttttttattattattatatttattatagttTGATTTATCTAGATGCCAAAACTGACATTCTTCTTCCTTTTGAAAAGGAatgtaggttttttttttgccctGTTGTGTTGATATTTCTTAAAggtttttcttctccttttctgTTGGCAGCATGCAATTTTAAAGCCCTTTATGCTACGGCGAGTGAAGAAAGATGTGATTTCTGAGCTGACTAGGAAAACAGAGATTATGGTTCACTGCAAGTTGAGTTCCCGGCAGCAAGCTTTCTATCAAGCTATTAAGAATAAGATATCTCTAGCGGAATTGTTTGATAGCAATCGTGGACAtctaaatgaaaagaaaattctgAATTTGATGAATATTGTCATTCAGCTGAGAAAGGTAAGCTACATTACCTCCTTTAGTTTCTTCTTATCCCTGCTTTATATGGTTAACCAGTTGCGCAAATAACGCATATCTCTGTTCATTACACGTGTTGAAGTTGTTTATCTTTGTTTTAGAAGTTTCAGATTGTTTTGAATATCTTATTCATGTAATGGTAGGTGTGTAACCATCCGGAGTTATTTGAAAGAAATGAAGGAAGCACATACTTCTATTTTGGAGAGATCCCAAATTCTCTCCTGCCTCCTCCCTTTGGGGAGTTGGAGGATATACACTATGCAGGGAGTCATAATCCCATAACCTACAAGGTACTTCTGTTAAAATATCTATAGTTTTGATTATATCAGCCTTGTTTGTTTTAGTGCTTGACCATAAATACCACTTTTGCCGTCCTTTTCTTTATCCAGTTGCCGAAACTTGTCCAACAAGAGGTTCTACAAAATTCTGAAACATTATGCTCGGCTGTTGCTCGTGGAGTTTACCAAGAAATGTTTTACAAATACTTCAATGTATTCTCTTCGGGAAATGTTTATCAATCTATTTTCCAGCAAGAGAGTATCTCTAATGAGTGTTGCGTCAGAAGTGGGACATTTGGGTTCTCCCGTCTCATGGATTTGTCTCCCGCTGAGGTTGCCTTCCTTGGAACGGGTTCTTTCATGGAGAGGCTCTTGTTTTCTATTTCAAGAGTGGACAACCAATTTTTAGATGGAACTTTAGACGACCTAATGGAGGTATTGGATGATGACTTCAGTCCCAGCTACCTTGAGATGGGAACAGTCAGAGTTGTTACTAGGATGTTGTTAATGCCATCAAGATCCAAGACCAATTTGCTCAGAAGAAGAATTGCAACCGGTCCAGGCAGTGATCCATTTGAGGCTTTAGTTGTCTCTCATCAGGATAGGCTGCTATCCAATACTAAACTTCTTCATTCAACATACACATTTATCCCACGAACTAGAGCTCCTCCAGTAtggtctttttattttatccattttttacTATTATGGGGAACAGCTTAAACTAAATTAGATATATTATTCACTGTTGATATTTTCTCCTTGATAGATTGGTGCTCAATGCTCGGATAGAAATTTCGCTTACAGAATGACTGAAGAACTACATAATCCATGGGTTAAGAGATTGTTGATTGGTTTTGCTCGGACATCCGAGTATAATGGGCCTAGAATGCCAGACGGTCCTCATTGCTTGATTCAAGAAATTGATTCTCAATTACCGGTTGCGCTACCTGCCCTCCAACTTACATATAAGATATTTGGTTCTTGTCCCCCCATGCAAAGTTTTGACCATGCAAAGTTGCTAACAGTAAGAATATTTCTTGTGCACTTTATagttgcttttcttttttttttttggtaatattCTAGTTGCCCTTTTgggttttgatatttatttttttgacattaaaattaatttattttctccttAGGATTCTGGCAAACTTCAGACGCTTGATATATTACTGAAACGTCTCCGGGCAGAAAACCACCGCGTTCTATTGTTTGCACAAATGACAAAAATGCTGAATATTTTGGAGGTATTTTTTATCCTGTTTATTCTTCACCTTTATCTTATTTCCTAAGCTTGTCTGTTCTATTTTAAACTTGATTCTTAGATATAGTGCAAAAGCATTTGGATCAAGCTGTTAATAATGGTTATCGGTTGGATAGTTAGATTCGGTATGTCATAAAACAAAAGCACTTAAAAACACGCTTCCACAATGTGTATGctgtattatttattattcatagtAAAGTGCAGTTGTAAGGTATGGCTGTTATCATTGCTTGTATGCATTGGAGTTAGAAATGGGCTTCCTAATTCTAtactgattttattttaattgcaaCATCTCAATCTACAATAACAGAACTTATATTATTGATGGATTGCTTTATACTGATGCATTGGATTTTAATGCTTGTCTGTATCTGCATATTGTTGGTGCTGATTCTTTGTTTGTTATTGCAGGACTACATGAACTATAGAAAATATAGGTACCTGAGGCTTGACGGGTCTTCCACAATTATGGATCGACGAGACATGGTCAGAGACTTTCAGCTGCGGTGAGTATTTCATTACATCTGACTTCTTCATAACAGGTTTCAGTGATCACTACTTCTTTTCATCTCCTTTTATGaagtcatgaaaataaaatatgtactttgttgaaaataaaatatgtacttTGTTTTCTATTGCAGGAATGACATTTTTGTGTTCTTGCTGAGTACCAGAGCTGGTGGATTGGGTATTAACTTGACAGCTGCTGACACTGTAATCTTTTATGAAAGTGATTGGAATCCAACCTTGGATTTGCAAGCCATGGACAGAGCTCACCGTTTAGGGCAGACAAAGGATGTAGGATTCTGCTTCTTACCTATAGTATTAACGGAACATGAATGATTTGATGTCGGACATTTATTTAATGGTTCTTGAGATAACCTTGCTTATATTATGCTGGTTAACATCCCACTTGTATTTCCGCAAATAACGTTCAGCTCTTCTTTTTGTTACTGTTacgtaaatatttgtttatttaaattttcaaacgCTTTTTATAAGTAATAGTTGCACAATCTTACATGTGTAGGTTACTGTCTATCGACTCATTTGTAAGGAAACAGTTGAGGAGAAGATTTTGCAGAGAGCAAGTCAGAAAAGTACAGTGCAGCAGCTTGTCATGACAGGTGGCCATGTTCAGGGAGATCTCTTGGCTCCTGAAGATGTTGTATCTTTACTTCTGGATGATGCACAGCTGGAGcagaaattaagagaaattcCGCTGCAGGTAAGGTTGAATCTGATAGGGTGTAAAATTCTCTACTTTTCTCAACATCAAAATGGGCTTTACAACTGTTTATGGGCCCTGtactgatttttatgttttatgcacCCTCAAGGCTAAGGATAGACTAAAGAAAAAACAACCAACGAAGGGCATACGGCTAGATGCGGAAGGTGATGCATCTTTGGAAGACTTAGCGAATGCTGGAGCTCAGGGTACTGGGGTCGATCCATCTCCAGATCCTGAAAAAGCCAAGTCCAGTAATAAAAAGGTACTGAAggttattttgattcaaattatgATTGAAATAATGGTCATTTCTTTTTACAAGAAATAATAATGAAGGCCTATATTGTAGAGATCCCAGGATATcctgaataaaataatttacaagagACAAAATGCTATGCCAAGGAATGCGTAAATTGTGTAGTCCTATTGGTTTGTCTCTTGTTATATTAGCTGCTGCAAAGGATGatctaattattttttggttGATCCTTGAGGGCCTCCTTTCCAACCATTGTATAGCATAGAAAAACTGTGTATCCTTATCCTCTGTGAGGGTGGTTGTATCCTGCAATTTTCTTTTGGTGCTGCTGGCCATGAGAAGTAGAGAACAACCTCTTTTAGGCAATATTTTATGTGTTaacaactttatttatttaaatttttgtgcaGAGAAAAAGTGCTGCTGAAAGGCAAACATCTGCTAAGCAAAGGATTTCTCAGAAGACAAGTGAACCTAGCTTTGTGGATAATGAGTTAGATGATGCCCTTCAAGATGATATGCAATCACAGAGACCCAAAAGGCCTAAGAGACCAAAGAAGAGTGTAAATGAAAACCTAGAACCAGTAATTACTACTGCAGCTGCTGCATCAGCTTCTGGCCAGGTACCTGGAAATGAGTTTGGTCCTGGTGGTTTTGGGACTGAAATGGAGCATAACATGGCGCAGAGTAATATGTCAACGTGATAACTTGACGAAAGGAAAGCAAGGTACACCTTAATTGCTGTCACTGCAACACTTGTTGGATGGTTGTGGTCATTTCGACTAAAATTGACCTGCATATTGATTAGTATAgtagtatgtatgtatatataacattaatttttGGTGGGAGGGAGAATTGTTCTAGGTGCAGCGGTTGATTACATTAGAAAATATGGGAAAATATATGCGGGATAATCATATATTGTAGATGTTATAACCAGCCTGGGTGCAGTAAACGTTGTTGGTTTACCAATAACAGACCCATATATTTATTGACCACTCTAAATTGGGTCCGTAAAAGCCAACGTATTTAGTTTCCACTTGCTTTCCTAATTCTCTGCTGAAACAGGACGGATGCTTCTGCTTCGTGTCTTTGGATCCTTTAATGACAGTTCTCCCAATAGTATGCTGTTTAACTTTGATCTTCGGTTATAGAtttcttctgtttctttgatCAAGTTTAATGAGGTAGCAAACAACAATGAAAGGCAGAACTGTTGAAGACATCTAACAATTCAACGTGGTTATTGCAATGTGTTGAATTCTGGTTTTCCATTGTCCTGGATGCTATAAAAGGAGTAGGTGAAGCATTTGTCAAAAGAGAGTAGTGTACTGATGTTGAAGAATTCGTACAGAGATCGATAGAAATTGTTTTCTTCCAACTAAAACAAACAAGTcaaaaaagttaaaactaaGAATTTAGAAAAAGCAAAGAAAGCAATAATCCCAATGAGATTGATGCAAAGCTAAATTATAAaggtttttaataaattggttATCGTTATCAACGATTgtctaataatttattttcttgccTTTTTTATAATCAAgataattatcattaattatttcttttattgacAAATAACGTATAATgatcacttaaaattttaatttataaatagacttaaaaacaaaaagattcaaTTTTAACCAATAAATGCACAACCAGAGTTCATTTGAGTTAGATTGTTGTtcatattatacaaataattcTATTATACCTAACAAActtaaataattgtaattaaattaaaagacatGCAAAtattaaagagaaaaaatattagaagttTAAGATAATTTCTCTCTTCTAAGATTCTATTTATAGAGCTGTGGAGTTTTAATTGTCTTTACAATAGGGTTACAAACTTGATTTAAACTTAAATActcgaaaaaatgaaaataacctTGCATCTCGAGTTTAAAATAGCAAACAGAGCCATGAGACACAGATAACGGCACTGCGGTTTCTGTGGCACGGAGCTTGGAGAGTTGGGCTGCTAGCTAACTGCATTGGGTTGGTGCTACAACGTTGGATTGTGAGGTCGTGattgtttgtttctatttaagCTTTCTTTTAAAACGCTCATTTCATCTTTGATCACTTGTGATTTTGCTTtctaaatttatacataatttatattacagAAACACTCAAAATAATCACTTGTAATTAAGTAATATAAAAGCGCATGCATAAATGACACTAAATATATAAACTGAGCGAAAGCACGATTTTTCGCTCATGGAACAAGAAAAAGggttaaaaatatatgaattatgatagATGTTAGTGATTGgtatttaaaactaaataaaggGACTTGATAAGGAAAGGAAAGTGAAGACAGGGTGGATGCTTTTGTTTTGGTATGCTAAGAGTGATTTAATGTCAACTTCAGCACAACCGCATGTAAATAGGTGTTTTTACCTTCACAACTTTTATCTGTATTTTGTCTGGGAATTAGAAggatgaaaattttgagttattaagtatatattt
The window above is part of the Gossypium raimondii isolate GPD5lz chromosome 9, ASM2569854v1, whole genome shotgun sequence genome. Proteins encoded here:
- the LOC105799474 gene encoding chromatin-remodeling ATPase INO80 isoform X1; the protein is MEPRRQSKDSFSYSGLFNLEPLMNFKVPQPDDDFDYYGNSSQDESRGSQGGAMSHHGNGTMSERELSLAKRKWRGALNSDEEDDDYQGTHITEERYRSMLGEHVQKYKRRFKDTSASPAPSRMGIPAPKSNLGSSKNRKLLNEQRAGFYDMETTSEWMNDVSSQRFANYHEADLVPKIMYEPAYLDIGEGITFKIPPTYDKLALSLNLPSFSDIRVEEFYLKGTLDLGSLATMMASDKRFGSRSRAGMGEPHPQYESLQARLKALAASNSSQKFSLKVSESALNSSIPEGAAGNLQRSILSEGGVLQVYYVKVLEKGDTYEIIERSLPKKPKVKKDPSVIEREEMEKIGKVWVTIVRRDIPKHHRNFTNFHRKQLIDSKRFAENCQREVKLKVSRSLKFMRGAALRTRKLARDMLLFWKRVDKEMAEVRKREEREAAEALRREQELREAKRQQQRLNFLIQQTELYSHFMQNKANSQPSEALPAKDEESNDDEKEDDGGPGVEEDPEEAELKKEALRAAQDAVSKQKKLTSAFDTECIKLRQAAETEVPLEDNSVAGSSNIDLHNPSTMPVTSTVQTPEMFKGSLKEYQLKGLQWLVNCYEQGLNGILADEMGLGKTIQAMAFLAHLAEEKNIWGPFLVVAPASVLNNWADEISRFCPALKTLPYWGGLQERMVLRKNINPKRLYRREAGFHILITSYQLLVSDEKYFRRVKWQYMVLDEAQAIKSSSSIRWKTLLSFNCRNRLLLTGTPIQNNMAELWALLHFIMPTLFDSHEQFNEWFSKGIENHAEHGGTLNEHQLNRLHAILKPFMLRRVKKDVISELTRKTEIMVHCKLSSRQQAFYQAIKNKISLAELFDSNRGHLNEKKILNLMNIVIQLRKVCNHPELFERNEGSTYFYFGEIPNSLLPPPFGELEDIHYAGSHNPITYKLPKLVQQEVLQNSETLCSAVARGVYQEMFYKYFNVFSSGNVYQSIFQQESISNECCVRSGTFGFSRLMDLSPAEVAFLGTGSFMERLLFSISRVDNQFLDGTLDDLMEVLDDDFSPSYLEMGTVRVVTRMLLMPSRSKTNLLRRRIATGPGSDPFEALVVSHQDRLLSNTKLLHSTYTFIPRTRAPPIGAQCSDRNFAYRMTEELHNPWVKRLLIGFARTSEYNGPRMPDGPHCLIQEIDSQLPVALPALQLTYKIFGSCPPMQSFDHAKLLTDSGKLQTLDILLKRLRAENHRVLLFAQMTKMLNILEDYMNYRKYRYLRLDGSSTIMDRRDMVRDFQLRNDIFVFLLSTRAGGLGINLTAADTVIFYESDWNPTLDLQAMDRAHRLGQTKDVTVYRLICKETVEEKILQRASQKSTVQQLVMTGGHVQGDLLAPEDVVSLLLDDAQLEQKLREIPLQAKDRLKKKQPTKGIRLDAEGDASLEDLANAGAQGTGVDPSPDPEKAKSSNKKRKSAAERQTSAKQRISQKTSEPSFVDNELDDALQDDMQSQRPKRPKRPKKSVNENLEPVITTAAAASASGQVPGNEFGPGGFGTEMEHNMAQSNMST
- the LOC105799474 gene encoding chromatin-remodeling ATPase INO80 isoform X2 produces the protein MSHHGNGTMSERELSLAKRKWRGALNSDEEDDDYQGTHITEERYRSMLGEHVQKYKRRFKDTSASPAPSRMGIPAPKSNLGSSKNRKLLNEQRAGFYDMETTSEWMNDVSSQRFANYHEADLVPKIMYEPAYLDIGEGITFKIPPTYDKLALSLNLPSFSDIRVEEFYLKGTLDLGSLATMMASDKRFGSRSRAGMGEPHPQYESLQARLKALAASNSSQKFSLKVSESALNSSIPEGAAGNLQRSILSEGGVLQVYYVKVLEKGDTYEIIERSLPKKPKVKKDPSVIEREEMEKIGKVWVTIVRRDIPKHHRNFTNFHRKQLIDSKRFAENCQREVKLKVSRSLKFMRGAALRTRKLARDMLLFWKRVDKEMAEVRKREEREAAEALRREQELREAKRQQQRLNFLIQQTELYSHFMQNKANSQPSEALPAKDEESNDDEKEDDGGPGVEEDPEEAELKKEALRAAQDAVSKQKKLTSAFDTECIKLRQAAETEVPLEDNSVAGSSNIDLHNPSTMPVTSTVQTPEMFKGSLKEYQLKGLQWLVNCYEQGLNGILADEMGLGKTIQAMAFLAHLAEEKNIWGPFLVVAPASVLNNWADEISRFCPALKTLPYWGGLQERMVLRKNINPKRLYRREAGFHILITSYQLLVSDEKYFRRVKWQYMVLDEAQAIKSSSSIRWKTLLSFNCRNRLLLTGTPIQNNMAELWALLHFIMPTLFDSHEQFNEWFSKGIENHAEHGGTLNEHQLNRLHAILKPFMLRRVKKDVISELTRKTEIMVHCKLSSRQQAFYQAIKNKISLAELFDSNRGHLNEKKILNLMNIVIQLRKVCNHPELFERNEGSTYFYFGEIPNSLLPPPFGELEDIHYAGSHNPITYKLPKLVQQEVLQNSETLCSAVARGVYQEMFYKYFNVFSSGNVYQSIFQQESISNECCVRSGTFGFSRLMDLSPAEVAFLGTGSFMERLLFSISRVDNQFLDGTLDDLMEVLDDDFSPSYLEMGTVRVVTRMLLMPSRSKTNLLRRRIATGPGSDPFEALVVSHQDRLLSNTKLLHSTYTFIPRTRAPPIGAQCSDRNFAYRMTEELHNPWVKRLLIGFARTSEYNGPRMPDGPHCLIQEIDSQLPVALPALQLTYKIFGSCPPMQSFDHAKLLTDSGKLQTLDILLKRLRAENHRVLLFAQMTKMLNILEDYMNYRKYRYLRLDGSSTIMDRRDMVRDFQLRNDIFVFLLSTRAGGLGINLTAADTVIFYESDWNPTLDLQAMDRAHRLGQTKDVTVYRLICKETVEEKILQRASQKSTVQQLVMTGGHVQGDLLAPEDVVSLLLDDAQLEQKLREIPLQAKDRLKKKQPTKGIRLDAEGDASLEDLANAGAQGTGVDPSPDPEKAKSSNKKRKSAAERQTSAKQRISQKTSEPSFVDNELDDALQDDMQSQRPKRPKRPKKSVNENLEPVITTAAAASASGQVPGNEFGPGGFGTEMEHNMAQSNMST